Part of the Cuniculiplasma divulgatum genome, TACTTTTTTATTTTTGTCCTGTATCCAATTTTCGACAACGTAATAATTTCTTTTGAATCTTTTAATTTTGCGGAGGTAGCAACTTTTGTTGGAATTAAGAATTATATTATACTGGTTGAAACCCCTCACTTGGACCAGCTCGTGGACAATACGATCATTTACACCCTAGCAGTTCCCGTTATAGATGTTTTACTTGCTATTCCTCTTGCTACCCTTATAAAAAGACTGAATAAACCCTATTTAATCCCGCTTATCCTGCTTCCTTCATTCATTCCACAGGTGACATCAGCAAACATTTGGCTCCTGATGATGAATCCATCCTATGGTATTCCGTATTATATAGGTCATCAAAATATATTCCTTTCAGCCTGGAGTGTTGTTCTAGTTGATGTTTGGTCCAGTCTTCCCCTGGCAACGCTCATAATTTATTCAGGTCTAAAGTCTGTACCGCCTTCCATAGAAGAAGCAACCTCAATGGATGGAATAAGGGGTACCAGAAAGCTGATAAACATAGAACTTCCGTATATAAAATCAAACATACTTTCTGCTTTTGTTCTGATGTTAATGTATGGTTCATTCACTTTTGATCCAATTTACGTTCTCAATTCATATTCAAGCCCTTTTGGTATTAATGATCTATCATACTTTGCTTATCAAAATTATTATGGGCAGGATATAGGACTCGCTGCTGTTATAATAATAATTGTTTCTGTTCTTTCCTCATTGTTTACGGTTGTGTTTGTTTATTTCACTCTGAGAAAGACAAAGGTAAGAACTTCAAGAATGTGGAAGTCAGGCATGAAATATCTGCCCAATAAAGAAATTCCAAAAGTCCTGGTTTATGTCGGGATGGCACTTTTTATAATATTCCTTATAGGGCCAGTAGTATTCCTAGGACTTGATTCCATAAAGCCTTTATCTGAAATAATAAGAATACCACCCATGTTTTATCCGAAGCATCTCACCCTATCCAATTATAAAGTTGCCATAAACACCGGTATACCATATTTTACTTCTAGTATTATTGCCTCTCTTGTCGCTTCAGCAATAGTTGTGTTGATAGGTCTTCCTGCAGCCTACGTTGCTGCAAGGTATAAACTTGGCGGACTTAAATTCATAGGCTTTGTACTTTTTATTTATTCCCTCCCAACAATCATTTTCCTTATACCTATGCATAATATTATAGCATCACTGGGACAGTTAAATGAGATAAGTGGATTGATTATTTCATACCCCGTATTCATATTGCCTCTTTCAATATGGATGATGTATAACTTTTATCAAAATTTCCCCAAACATGTTGAGGAGGCAGCAAATATGGATGGAATGAATCTCTTTAGAACCCTAAGAAAGATCATTGTACCCTTAAGCTATGACGGTATGTTTGTGACATTCCTCTATGCTTTCATACTTGCCTGGGGTGCCCTTATATTCCCTCTTGCACTTACATACTCACCATTTAATCTTAGTATATATTATCCAAATGGGGCTCAAACTATTACGATACTTATAGGAGGGGCAATAGGTCACGAAGCAGTTGGTTATGGAATGCTCGCAGCTTCAAGTATCCTGAGCATTATTCCATCAATTATACTGGTTATAATTGTTAGGAACAGAGTGGATAAATTGTGGAGAACCGGAGGTAATGTTAATTGAGTGAAATAAAGATTGAAAATTTAAAAAAGACATTTGGAAATTTTACTGCCCTTGACGTTCCAGAGCTTACATTTAATGAGAAGAGCTATCTTACCATCCTCGGTCCTTCTGGATCTGGAAAGACGACACTTCTTCGAATAATTGCTGGTCTGGAAACCGCTGATACAGGAACAATGATCGTAGAAGGAAAGGACATACTGAACAGTCCACCATGGAAGAGAAGTATAGGTCTTGTATTCCAGAATTATGCTCTCTATCCTCATCTGAGCGTTTATCAGAATATAGCAACCCCTCTCATCCAGCTAAAAATGAATCAGGGAGAAATAGATAGAAAGATTAGCGAGATATCCAATATCATGGGGCTCGATGATAAGCTCTCTAAGTTACCAAGAGAACTTAGCGGAGGTCAG contains:
- a CDS encoding ABC transporter permease, with translation MSKSSIRKQAIIVTLPALIYFFIFVLYPIFDNVIISFESFNFAEVATFVGIKNYIILVETPHLDQLVDNTIIYTLAVPVIDVLLAIPLATLIKRLNKPYLIPLILLPSFIPQVTSANIWLLMMNPSYGIPYYIGHQNIFLSAWSVVLVDVWSSLPLATLIIYSGLKSVPPSIEEATSMDGIRGTRKLINIELPYIKSNILSAFVLMLMYGSFTFDPIYVLNSYSSPFGINDLSYFAYQNYYGQDIGLAAVIIIIVSVLSSLFTVVFVYFTLRKTKVRTSRMWKSGMKYLPNKEIPKVLVYVGMALFIIFLIGPVVFLGLDSIKPLSEIIRIPPMFYPKHLTLSNYKVAINTGIPYFTSSIIASLVASAIVVLIGLPAAYVAARYKLGGLKFIGFVLFIYSLPTIIFLIPMHNIIASLGQLNEISGLIISYPVFILPLSIWMMYNFYQNFPKHVEEAANMDGMNLFRTLRKIIVPLSYDGMFVTFLYAFILAWGALIFPLALTYSPFNLSIYYPNGAQTITILIGGAIGHEAVGYGMLAASSILSIIPSIILVIIVRNRVDKLWRTGGNVN